From Xyrauchen texanus isolate HMW12.3.18 chromosome 9, RBS_HiC_50CHRs, whole genome shotgun sequence, the proteins below share one genomic window:
- the LOC127648685 gene encoding 1-phosphatidylinositol 4,5-bisphosphate phosphodiesterase delta-1-like isoform X4: MDSNGIDDKQGLEGDPELKFLLDGGGLLKVRSGTWKKTRYYKLQEDCRTMWHESKKTLKSKQTFSVEDIAAVRTGRHTEGLRKYTEEAVEGRAFSILFKGRQKSLDLIASSEEEAKMWVSGLEKVISNMKNLSPQKKTEHWINSCIRKADTNYDQKMSQIELKSFLQDINIEVDDDYAQMLFEKCDSSKSGFLEGKQIEHFYKILTQRQEIDVIYGEYAKTDGLMSADDLLNFLRNEQMEDASQSDALQLIEKYELDENAKEKQQMTKDGFLFYLHQPEGMIFNPAHKSVYQDMNQPLNHYFISSSHNTYLLEDQLKGPSSTEAYIKALVKGCQCVELDCWDGSDGEPVIYHGYTLTSKILFKDVIQIIKDYAFKTSEYPVILSLENHCSLEQQKTMARHMISILGSALVTKLLGDKMPKCFPSPEELKGRFIVKGKRLDKLEDTFSDEPTAADNESVTEEEEDEGDEDETEKKSNSLKLAKELSDIVIYCKSVRFHGFQDSRDNQSFYEMASFKEGQAVNLAEESANEYIRHNTDKLSRIYPGALRTDSSNYNPVPLWNAGCQIVALNFQTPCPEMDLNQGLFLQNGQSGYILKPSYLRDTATEFDPISLPKGPWLKKKTLHVMVISAQQLPKLNEKKSSIVDPLVQVQIYGVPADTTVKETPYIENNGFNPMWNESFKFDVLVPDLALVRFLVEDYDFTSDNTFIGQYTLPFNSLKNGYRHVPLLTKNGDLLSSARLFLHILVVDAE, translated from the exons ATGGATTCCAATGGCATTGATGATAAACAAG GTTTGGAAGGAGATCCGGAGCTGAAGTTCTTGCTGGATGGTGGGGGCCTTTTGAAAGTCCGTTCGGGCACATGGAAAAAGACACGCTACTACAAGCTGCAGGAGGACTGCAGGACCATGTGGCATGAATCCAAAAAGACCTTGAAGTCCAAACAGACCT TCTCTGTTGAGGACATTGCAGCGGTACGGACAGGCCGGCATACAGAGGGTCTGAGAAAATACACAGAGGAGGCAGTGGAGGGCCGAGCATTCTCAATCTTGTTTAAGGGTCGACAGAAAAGCCTGGACCTGATCGCCAGTTCTGAGGAAGAGGCCAAGATGTGGGTCAGTGGTTTAGAGAAGGTCATCTCAAACATGAAAAACCTCAGTCCACAAAAGAAGACAGAACA CTGGATCAACAGTTGTATTCGTAAAGCAGATACAAACTATGACCAAAAAATGAGTCAGATTGAGCTGAAGAGCTTTTTACAAGACATCAACATTGAGGTGGATGATGACTATGCTCAGATGCTCTTTGAG AAATGTGATTCATCAAAGTCTGGATTCCTGGAGGGAAAGCAGATTGAGCATTTCTATAAAATCTTGACACAAAGACAGGAGATTGATGTTATCTATGGAGAGTATGCAAAGACAGACGGTCTCATGAGTGCTGATGACCTGCTGAACTTCCTGAGGAATGAGCAGATGGAGGATGCATCTCAGAGTGATGCTCTTCAACTTATTGAGAAATATGAGCTAGatgaaaatg CCAAAGAAAAACAGCAAATGACAAAAGATGGCTTCCTATTTTACTTGCACCAGCCAGAGGGCATGATCTTTAACCCGGCCCATAAAAGTGTTTACCAGGACATGAACCAGCCTCTCAACCATTACTTCATCTCATCCTCTCACAACACATACCTGTTGGAGGACCAGCTTAAAGGACCCAGCAGCACTGAGGCTTACATAAA AGCGCTTGTCAAGGGCTGCCAATGTGTTGAGCTGGACTGTTGGGATGGATCTGATGGGGAGCCGGTCATTTACCATGGTTACACTTTAACCTCAAAGATCCTCTTCAAAGATGTCATTCAAATCATTAAGGACTATGCCTTTAAG ACGTCTGAGTACCCTGTGATCCTGTCTTTGGAGAACCACTgcagtttggagcagcagaagaCCATGGCTCGGCACATGATCTCCATTCTTGGTAGCGCTCTGGTCACCAAACTACTTGGAGATAAGATGCCCAAATGCTTCCCTTCCCCTGAG GAACTGAAAGGCCGGTTCATAGTCAAAGGGAAGAGACTAGACAAACTTGAGGACACATTTTCAGATGAGCCCACAGCAGCAGATAATGAGAGTGTAACAGAGGAAGAAGAGGATGAAGGTGATGAAGACGAGACAGAAAAGAAATCTAAT TCGCTGAAGTTGGCAAAGGAGCTGTCTGATATCGTGATCTACTGCAAAAGTGTCCGCTTCCATGGGTTTCAGGATTCCCGGGACAACCAGTCCTTTTATGAGATGGCCTCTTTTAAAGAGGGACAAGCTGTGAATCTGGCAGAGGAATCAG CAAATGAGTATATCCGCCACAATACGGACAAACTGAGCAGAATTTATCCAGGTGCACTGAGGACAGACTCCTCAAACTATAACCCAGTGCCTCTGTGGAACGCAGGCTGTCAGATAG TGGCCCTTAACTTCCAGACTCCTTGCCCAGAGATGGATCTGAATCAAGGACTCTTTCTCCAAAATGGGCAGAGCGGTTACATTTTAAAGCCATCTTACCTACGAGACACAGCGACTGAGTTTGACCCCATTTCTCTGCCCAAGGGTCCATGgctaaaaaaaaagacacttcATGTGATG GTGATCTCAGCCCAGCAGTTGCCCAAACTAAATGAAAAGAAGTCCTCTATTGTGGATCCTCTAGTGCAAGTGCAAATCTATGGTGTGCCAGCTGATACGACTGTGAAAGAGACACCATACATTGAGAATAATG GGTTCAACCCCATGTGGAATGAAAGTTTCAAGTTTGATGTGCTTGTGCCAGATCTAGCCCTGGTCCGCTTTTTGGTTGAGGATTATGACTTCACATCAGACAATACATTTATTGGCCAGTACACACTTCCCTTCAACAGCCTAAAGAATG GATATCGGCATGTCCCACTGCTCACCAAGAATGGAGACCTCCTGTCCTCAGCTAGGCTTTTCCTTCACATCTTGGTTGTGGATGCTGAATAA
- the LOC127648685 gene encoding 1-phosphatidylinositol 4,5-bisphosphate phosphodiesterase delta-1-like isoform X1, translating to MQCVRRQSVRTKSQELLYSARIKAVAQDNMRLLGLEGDPELKFLLDGGGLLKVRSGTWKKTRYYKLQEDCRTMWHESKKTLKSKQTFSVEDIAAVRTGRHTEGLRKYTEEAVEGRAFSILFKGRQKSLDLIASSEEEAKMWVSGLEKVISNMKNLSPQKKTEHWINSCIRKADTNYDQKMSQIELKSFLQDINIEVDDDYAQMLFEKCDSSKSGFLEGKQIEHFYKILTQRQEIDVIYGEYAKTDGLMSADDLLNFLRNEQMEDASQSDALQLIEKYELDENAKEKQQMTKDGFLFYLHQPEGMIFNPAHKSVYQDMNQPLNHYFISSSHNTYLLEDQLKGPSSTEAYIKALVKGCQCVELDCWDGSDGEPVIYHGYTLTSKILFKDVIQIIKDYAFKTSEYPVILSLENHCSLEQQKTMARHMISILGSALVTKLLGDKMPKCFPSPEELKGRFIVKGKRLDKLEDTFSDEPTAADNESVTEEEEDEGDEDETEKKSNKSLKLAKELSDIVIYCKSVRFHGFQDSRDNQSFYEMASFKEGQAVNLAEESANEYIRHNTDKLSRIYPGALRTDSSNYNPVPLWNAGCQIVALNFQTPCPEMDLNQGLFLQNGQSGYILKPSYLRDTATEFDPISLPKGPWLKKKTLHVMVISAQQLPKLNEKKSSIVDPLVQVQIYGVPADTTVKETPYIENNGFNPMWNESFKFDVLVPDLALVRFLVEDYDFTSDNTFIGQYTLPFNSLKNGYRHVPLLTKNGDLLSSARLFLHILVVDAE from the exons ATGCAGTGTGTACGGAGGCAATCTGTAAGGACCAAGTCCCAAGAGTTATTATACAGCGCACGCATCAAGGCAGTCGCGCAGGACAACATGAGACTTCTAG GTTTGGAAGGAGATCCGGAGCTGAAGTTCTTGCTGGATGGTGGGGGCCTTTTGAAAGTCCGTTCGGGCACATGGAAAAAGACACGCTACTACAAGCTGCAGGAGGACTGCAGGACCATGTGGCATGAATCCAAAAAGACCTTGAAGTCCAAACAGACCT TCTCTGTTGAGGACATTGCAGCGGTACGGACAGGCCGGCATACAGAGGGTCTGAGAAAATACACAGAGGAGGCAGTGGAGGGCCGAGCATTCTCAATCTTGTTTAAGGGTCGACAGAAAAGCCTGGACCTGATCGCCAGTTCTGAGGAAGAGGCCAAGATGTGGGTCAGTGGTTTAGAGAAGGTCATCTCAAACATGAAAAACCTCAGTCCACAAAAGAAGACAGAACA CTGGATCAACAGTTGTATTCGTAAAGCAGATACAAACTATGACCAAAAAATGAGTCAGATTGAGCTGAAGAGCTTTTTACAAGACATCAACATTGAGGTGGATGATGACTATGCTCAGATGCTCTTTGAG AAATGTGATTCATCAAAGTCTGGATTCCTGGAGGGAAAGCAGATTGAGCATTTCTATAAAATCTTGACACAAAGACAGGAGATTGATGTTATCTATGGAGAGTATGCAAAGACAGACGGTCTCATGAGTGCTGATGACCTGCTGAACTTCCTGAGGAATGAGCAGATGGAGGATGCATCTCAGAGTGATGCTCTTCAACTTATTGAGAAATATGAGCTAGatgaaaatg CCAAAGAAAAACAGCAAATGACAAAAGATGGCTTCCTATTTTACTTGCACCAGCCAGAGGGCATGATCTTTAACCCGGCCCATAAAAGTGTTTACCAGGACATGAACCAGCCTCTCAACCATTACTTCATCTCATCCTCTCACAACACATACCTGTTGGAGGACCAGCTTAAAGGACCCAGCAGCACTGAGGCTTACATAAA AGCGCTTGTCAAGGGCTGCCAATGTGTTGAGCTGGACTGTTGGGATGGATCTGATGGGGAGCCGGTCATTTACCATGGTTACACTTTAACCTCAAAGATCCTCTTCAAAGATGTCATTCAAATCATTAAGGACTATGCCTTTAAG ACGTCTGAGTACCCTGTGATCCTGTCTTTGGAGAACCACTgcagtttggagcagcagaagaCCATGGCTCGGCACATGATCTCCATTCTTGGTAGCGCTCTGGTCACCAAACTACTTGGAGATAAGATGCCCAAATGCTTCCCTTCCCCTGAG GAACTGAAAGGCCGGTTCATAGTCAAAGGGAAGAGACTAGACAAACTTGAGGACACATTTTCAGATGAGCCCACAGCAGCAGATAATGAGAGTGTAACAGAGGAAGAAGAGGATGAAGGTGATGAAGACGAGACAGAAAAGAAATCTAAT AAGTCGCTGAAGTTGGCAAAGGAGCTGTCTGATATCGTGATCTACTGCAAAAGTGTCCGCTTCCATGGGTTTCAGGATTCCCGGGACAACCAGTCCTTTTATGAGATGGCCTCTTTTAAAGAGGGACAAGCTGTGAATCTGGCAGAGGAATCAG CAAATGAGTATATCCGCCACAATACGGACAAACTGAGCAGAATTTATCCAGGTGCACTGAGGACAGACTCCTCAAACTATAACCCAGTGCCTCTGTGGAACGCAGGCTGTCAGATAG TGGCCCTTAACTTCCAGACTCCTTGCCCAGAGATGGATCTGAATCAAGGACTCTTTCTCCAAAATGGGCAGAGCGGTTACATTTTAAAGCCATCTTACCTACGAGACACAGCGACTGAGTTTGACCCCATTTCTCTGCCCAAGGGTCCATGgctaaaaaaaaagacacttcATGTGATG GTGATCTCAGCCCAGCAGTTGCCCAAACTAAATGAAAAGAAGTCCTCTATTGTGGATCCTCTAGTGCAAGTGCAAATCTATGGTGTGCCAGCTGATACGACTGTGAAAGAGACACCATACATTGAGAATAATG GGTTCAACCCCATGTGGAATGAAAGTTTCAAGTTTGATGTGCTTGTGCCAGATCTAGCCCTGGTCCGCTTTTTGGTTGAGGATTATGACTTCACATCAGACAATACATTTATTGGCCAGTACACACTTCCCTTCAACAGCCTAAAGAATG GATATCGGCATGTCCCACTGCTCACCAAGAATGGAGACCTCCTGTCCTCAGCTAGGCTTTTCCTTCACATCTTGGTTGTGGATGCTGAATAA
- the LOC127648685 gene encoding 1-phosphatidylinositol 4,5-bisphosphate phosphodiesterase delta-1-like isoform X2, giving the protein MQCVRRQSVRTKSQELLYSARIKAVAQDNMRLLGLEGDPELKFLLDGGGLLKVRSGTWKKTRYYKLQEDCRTMWHESKKTLKSKQTFSVEDIAAVRTGRHTEGLRKYTEEAVEGRAFSILFKGRQKSLDLIASSEEEAKMWVSGLEKVISNMKNLSPQKKTEHWINSCIRKADTNYDQKMSQIELKSFLQDINIEVDDDYAQMLFEKCDSSKSGFLEGKQIEHFYKILTQRQEIDVIYGEYAKTDGLMSADDLLNFLRNEQMEDASQSDALQLIEKYELDENAKEKQQMTKDGFLFYLHQPEGMIFNPAHKSVYQDMNQPLNHYFISSSHNTYLLEDQLKGPSSTEAYIKALVKGCQCVELDCWDGSDGEPVIYHGYTLTSKILFKDVIQIIKDYAFKTSEYPVILSLENHCSLEQQKTMARHMISILGSALVTKLLGDKMPKCFPSPEELKGRFIVKGKRLDKLEDTFSDEPTAADNESVTEEEEDEGDEDETEKKSNSLKLAKELSDIVIYCKSVRFHGFQDSRDNQSFYEMASFKEGQAVNLAEESANEYIRHNTDKLSRIYPGALRTDSSNYNPVPLWNAGCQIVALNFQTPCPEMDLNQGLFLQNGQSGYILKPSYLRDTATEFDPISLPKGPWLKKKTLHVMVISAQQLPKLNEKKSSIVDPLVQVQIYGVPADTTVKETPYIENNGFNPMWNESFKFDVLVPDLALVRFLVEDYDFTSDNTFIGQYTLPFNSLKNGYRHVPLLTKNGDLLSSARLFLHILVVDAE; this is encoded by the exons ATGCAGTGTGTACGGAGGCAATCTGTAAGGACCAAGTCCCAAGAGTTATTATACAGCGCACGCATCAAGGCAGTCGCGCAGGACAACATGAGACTTCTAG GTTTGGAAGGAGATCCGGAGCTGAAGTTCTTGCTGGATGGTGGGGGCCTTTTGAAAGTCCGTTCGGGCACATGGAAAAAGACACGCTACTACAAGCTGCAGGAGGACTGCAGGACCATGTGGCATGAATCCAAAAAGACCTTGAAGTCCAAACAGACCT TCTCTGTTGAGGACATTGCAGCGGTACGGACAGGCCGGCATACAGAGGGTCTGAGAAAATACACAGAGGAGGCAGTGGAGGGCCGAGCATTCTCAATCTTGTTTAAGGGTCGACAGAAAAGCCTGGACCTGATCGCCAGTTCTGAGGAAGAGGCCAAGATGTGGGTCAGTGGTTTAGAGAAGGTCATCTCAAACATGAAAAACCTCAGTCCACAAAAGAAGACAGAACA CTGGATCAACAGTTGTATTCGTAAAGCAGATACAAACTATGACCAAAAAATGAGTCAGATTGAGCTGAAGAGCTTTTTACAAGACATCAACATTGAGGTGGATGATGACTATGCTCAGATGCTCTTTGAG AAATGTGATTCATCAAAGTCTGGATTCCTGGAGGGAAAGCAGATTGAGCATTTCTATAAAATCTTGACACAAAGACAGGAGATTGATGTTATCTATGGAGAGTATGCAAAGACAGACGGTCTCATGAGTGCTGATGACCTGCTGAACTTCCTGAGGAATGAGCAGATGGAGGATGCATCTCAGAGTGATGCTCTTCAACTTATTGAGAAATATGAGCTAGatgaaaatg CCAAAGAAAAACAGCAAATGACAAAAGATGGCTTCCTATTTTACTTGCACCAGCCAGAGGGCATGATCTTTAACCCGGCCCATAAAAGTGTTTACCAGGACATGAACCAGCCTCTCAACCATTACTTCATCTCATCCTCTCACAACACATACCTGTTGGAGGACCAGCTTAAAGGACCCAGCAGCACTGAGGCTTACATAAA AGCGCTTGTCAAGGGCTGCCAATGTGTTGAGCTGGACTGTTGGGATGGATCTGATGGGGAGCCGGTCATTTACCATGGTTACACTTTAACCTCAAAGATCCTCTTCAAAGATGTCATTCAAATCATTAAGGACTATGCCTTTAAG ACGTCTGAGTACCCTGTGATCCTGTCTTTGGAGAACCACTgcagtttggagcagcagaagaCCATGGCTCGGCACATGATCTCCATTCTTGGTAGCGCTCTGGTCACCAAACTACTTGGAGATAAGATGCCCAAATGCTTCCCTTCCCCTGAG GAACTGAAAGGCCGGTTCATAGTCAAAGGGAAGAGACTAGACAAACTTGAGGACACATTTTCAGATGAGCCCACAGCAGCAGATAATGAGAGTGTAACAGAGGAAGAAGAGGATGAAGGTGATGAAGACGAGACAGAAAAGAAATCTAAT TCGCTGAAGTTGGCAAAGGAGCTGTCTGATATCGTGATCTACTGCAAAAGTGTCCGCTTCCATGGGTTTCAGGATTCCCGGGACAACCAGTCCTTTTATGAGATGGCCTCTTTTAAAGAGGGACAAGCTGTGAATCTGGCAGAGGAATCAG CAAATGAGTATATCCGCCACAATACGGACAAACTGAGCAGAATTTATCCAGGTGCACTGAGGACAGACTCCTCAAACTATAACCCAGTGCCTCTGTGGAACGCAGGCTGTCAGATAG TGGCCCTTAACTTCCAGACTCCTTGCCCAGAGATGGATCTGAATCAAGGACTCTTTCTCCAAAATGGGCAGAGCGGTTACATTTTAAAGCCATCTTACCTACGAGACACAGCGACTGAGTTTGACCCCATTTCTCTGCCCAAGGGTCCATGgctaaaaaaaaagacacttcATGTGATG GTGATCTCAGCCCAGCAGTTGCCCAAACTAAATGAAAAGAAGTCCTCTATTGTGGATCCTCTAGTGCAAGTGCAAATCTATGGTGTGCCAGCTGATACGACTGTGAAAGAGACACCATACATTGAGAATAATG GGTTCAACCCCATGTGGAATGAAAGTTTCAAGTTTGATGTGCTTGTGCCAGATCTAGCCCTGGTCCGCTTTTTGGTTGAGGATTATGACTTCACATCAGACAATACATTTATTGGCCAGTACACACTTCCCTTCAACAGCCTAAAGAATG GATATCGGCATGTCCCACTGCTCACCAAGAATGGAGACCTCCTGTCCTCAGCTAGGCTTTTCCTTCACATCTTGGTTGTGGATGCTGAATAA
- the LOC127648685 gene encoding 1-phosphatidylinositol 4,5-bisphosphate phosphodiesterase delta-1-like isoform X3 has product MDSNGIDDKQGLEGDPELKFLLDGGGLLKVRSGTWKKTRYYKLQEDCRTMWHESKKTLKSKQTFSVEDIAAVRTGRHTEGLRKYTEEAVEGRAFSILFKGRQKSLDLIASSEEEAKMWVSGLEKVISNMKNLSPQKKTEHWINSCIRKADTNYDQKMSQIELKSFLQDINIEVDDDYAQMLFEKCDSSKSGFLEGKQIEHFYKILTQRQEIDVIYGEYAKTDGLMSADDLLNFLRNEQMEDASQSDALQLIEKYELDENAKEKQQMTKDGFLFYLHQPEGMIFNPAHKSVYQDMNQPLNHYFISSSHNTYLLEDQLKGPSSTEAYIKALVKGCQCVELDCWDGSDGEPVIYHGYTLTSKILFKDVIQIIKDYAFKTSEYPVILSLENHCSLEQQKTMARHMISILGSALVTKLLGDKMPKCFPSPEELKGRFIVKGKRLDKLEDTFSDEPTAADNESVTEEEEDEGDEDETEKKSNKSLKLAKELSDIVIYCKSVRFHGFQDSRDNQSFYEMASFKEGQAVNLAEESANEYIRHNTDKLSRIYPGALRTDSSNYNPVPLWNAGCQIVALNFQTPCPEMDLNQGLFLQNGQSGYILKPSYLRDTATEFDPISLPKGPWLKKKTLHVMVISAQQLPKLNEKKSSIVDPLVQVQIYGVPADTTVKETPYIENNGFNPMWNESFKFDVLVPDLALVRFLVEDYDFTSDNTFIGQYTLPFNSLKNGYRHVPLLTKNGDLLSSARLFLHILVVDAE; this is encoded by the exons ATGGATTCCAATGGCATTGATGATAAACAAG GTTTGGAAGGAGATCCGGAGCTGAAGTTCTTGCTGGATGGTGGGGGCCTTTTGAAAGTCCGTTCGGGCACATGGAAAAAGACACGCTACTACAAGCTGCAGGAGGACTGCAGGACCATGTGGCATGAATCCAAAAAGACCTTGAAGTCCAAACAGACCT TCTCTGTTGAGGACATTGCAGCGGTACGGACAGGCCGGCATACAGAGGGTCTGAGAAAATACACAGAGGAGGCAGTGGAGGGCCGAGCATTCTCAATCTTGTTTAAGGGTCGACAGAAAAGCCTGGACCTGATCGCCAGTTCTGAGGAAGAGGCCAAGATGTGGGTCAGTGGTTTAGAGAAGGTCATCTCAAACATGAAAAACCTCAGTCCACAAAAGAAGACAGAACA CTGGATCAACAGTTGTATTCGTAAAGCAGATACAAACTATGACCAAAAAATGAGTCAGATTGAGCTGAAGAGCTTTTTACAAGACATCAACATTGAGGTGGATGATGACTATGCTCAGATGCTCTTTGAG AAATGTGATTCATCAAAGTCTGGATTCCTGGAGGGAAAGCAGATTGAGCATTTCTATAAAATCTTGACACAAAGACAGGAGATTGATGTTATCTATGGAGAGTATGCAAAGACAGACGGTCTCATGAGTGCTGATGACCTGCTGAACTTCCTGAGGAATGAGCAGATGGAGGATGCATCTCAGAGTGATGCTCTTCAACTTATTGAGAAATATGAGCTAGatgaaaatg CCAAAGAAAAACAGCAAATGACAAAAGATGGCTTCCTATTTTACTTGCACCAGCCAGAGGGCATGATCTTTAACCCGGCCCATAAAAGTGTTTACCAGGACATGAACCAGCCTCTCAACCATTACTTCATCTCATCCTCTCACAACACATACCTGTTGGAGGACCAGCTTAAAGGACCCAGCAGCACTGAGGCTTACATAAA AGCGCTTGTCAAGGGCTGCCAATGTGTTGAGCTGGACTGTTGGGATGGATCTGATGGGGAGCCGGTCATTTACCATGGTTACACTTTAACCTCAAAGATCCTCTTCAAAGATGTCATTCAAATCATTAAGGACTATGCCTTTAAG ACGTCTGAGTACCCTGTGATCCTGTCTTTGGAGAACCACTgcagtttggagcagcagaagaCCATGGCTCGGCACATGATCTCCATTCTTGGTAGCGCTCTGGTCACCAAACTACTTGGAGATAAGATGCCCAAATGCTTCCCTTCCCCTGAG GAACTGAAAGGCCGGTTCATAGTCAAAGGGAAGAGACTAGACAAACTTGAGGACACATTTTCAGATGAGCCCACAGCAGCAGATAATGAGAGTGTAACAGAGGAAGAAGAGGATGAAGGTGATGAAGACGAGACAGAAAAGAAATCTAAT AAGTCGCTGAAGTTGGCAAAGGAGCTGTCTGATATCGTGATCTACTGCAAAAGTGTCCGCTTCCATGGGTTTCAGGATTCCCGGGACAACCAGTCCTTTTATGAGATGGCCTCTTTTAAAGAGGGACAAGCTGTGAATCTGGCAGAGGAATCAG CAAATGAGTATATCCGCCACAATACGGACAAACTGAGCAGAATTTATCCAGGTGCACTGAGGACAGACTCCTCAAACTATAACCCAGTGCCTCTGTGGAACGCAGGCTGTCAGATAG TGGCCCTTAACTTCCAGACTCCTTGCCCAGAGATGGATCTGAATCAAGGACTCTTTCTCCAAAATGGGCAGAGCGGTTACATTTTAAAGCCATCTTACCTACGAGACACAGCGACTGAGTTTGACCCCATTTCTCTGCCCAAGGGTCCATGgctaaaaaaaaagacacttcATGTGATG GTGATCTCAGCCCAGCAGTTGCCCAAACTAAATGAAAAGAAGTCCTCTATTGTGGATCCTCTAGTGCAAGTGCAAATCTATGGTGTGCCAGCTGATACGACTGTGAAAGAGACACCATACATTGAGAATAATG GGTTCAACCCCATGTGGAATGAAAGTTTCAAGTTTGATGTGCTTGTGCCAGATCTAGCCCTGGTCCGCTTTTTGGTTGAGGATTATGACTTCACATCAGACAATACATTTATTGGCCAGTACACACTTCCCTTCAACAGCCTAAAGAATG GATATCGGCATGTCCCACTGCTCACCAAGAATGGAGACCTCCTGTCCTCAGCTAGGCTTTTCCTTCACATCTTGGTTGTGGATGCTGAATAA